One window from the genome of Cucumis melo cultivar AY chromosome 10, USDA_Cmelo_AY_1.0, whole genome shotgun sequence encodes:
- the LOC127151189 gene encoding uncharacterized protein LOC127151189 encodes MDKSWMMENRMSIEYDVGVESSIKFGLSHAKGSNSIRCSCLKCVNRLLKNVSIVRYHLYANGIDKSYKIWFWHCEDLNSKTVSRKMENTVDENYEHDDLFNTVSIFQSAHDESCNTSNTFDTMFDDAKKPLYPGCKKFTKLLALVRLYNLKVRYGWSNTSFSELLSIISDLLPDNNEIPISLYEAKKTLGALGLSYQKIDACPNDCCLYRKEYANLTKCPKCGLSRWKINKNSTKEHIGVAAKQMWYFPIVPRFIRMFKNLENAKNLRWHAIDRKVDGIIRHSADTPSWRLIDHMWPTFGSE; translated from the coding sequence atggacaaatcatggatgatggaAAATAGAATGTCTATAGAATATGATGTAGGAGTTGAAAGTTCTATTAAATTTGGGTTGTCTCATGCCAAAGGTTCTAATTCGATAAGATGTTCATGTCTAAAATGCGTGAATCGTTTACTTAAGAATGTTTCAATAGTTCGGTATCATTTGTATGCCAATGGAATTGATAAAAGTTACAAGATATGGTTCTGGCATTGTGAAGATTTGAACTCAAAGACCGTTAGCAGGAAAATGGAAAATACAGTCGATGAAAACTATGAACACGACGATTTATTTAATACAGTAAGCATATTTCAATCCGCTCATGATGAATCTTGTAATACATCCAATACATTTGATACTATGTTTGATGATGCAAAGAAACCCTTATATCCAGGATGTAAGAAATTCACAAAGTTGTTAGCCCTCGTGAGATTGTACAACTTAAAGGTTAgatatggttggagtaacactaGCTTCTCTGAATTGTTGTCCATAATAAGTGATCTCCTACCTGACAACAACGAAATACCAATTTCTTTATATGAAGCGAAGAAAACACTAGGTGCCTTAGGATTGAGTTACCAAAAAATTGATGCATGtcctaatgattgttgtttgtatagaaaagaGTATGCAAACTTGACAAAGTGCCCTAAGTGTGGTTTGTCAAGGTGGAAGATCAATAAAAACTCAACGAAGGAACACATTGGAGTGGCTGCCAAGCAAATGTGGTATTTTCCAATAGTTCCAAGATTTATAAGAATGTTTAAGAACTTAGAGAATGCTAAGAACTTGCGTTGGCATGCGATAGATAGAAAAGTCGATGGTATTATTAGACATTCAGCTGACACTCCATCATGGAGGTTGATAGATCACATGTGGCCAACATTTGGGTCAGAATAA
- the LOC103499388 gene encoding AT-hook motif nuclear-localized protein 1-like, translating to MTGGQGDTGNGIEAVAGSNNPRQETAAPPPEAGGPAGSAAEAGKKKRGRPRKYGPDGKLNVAALSPKPISASAPAPTAVIDFSAEKRGKVRPASSLTKTKYEVESLGEWVPCSVGANFTPHIITVSSGEDVTMKVLSFSQQGPRAICILSANGVISSVTLRQPDSSGGTLTYEGRFEILSLSGSFMPSDSVGTKSRIGGMSVSLASPDGRVVGGGVAGLLVAASPVQVVVGSFISGNQTEQKPKKSRHDVVLPVSTFPISSVEPKSFKTTTTTSSFRAETWSPNVVPDLRSQPTDINVSLTSG from the exons ATGACGGGAGGACAAGGGGATACCGGAAATGGGATTGAGGCAGTGGCTGGATCAAATAATCCAAGACAGGAGACGGCAGCTCCACCACCGGAAGCGGGTGGTCCGGCGGGTTCTGCAGCGGAGGcagggaagaagaagaggggGAGACCGAGGAAGTATGGGCCGGATGGGAAGTTGAATGTGGCGGCACTGTCACCGAAGCCGATATCGGCGTCGGCACCGGCACCGACGGCAGTTATTGATTTCTCGGCGGAAAAACGTGGAAAAGTGCGGCCGGCGAGTTCCTTGACCAAAACCAAATATGAAGTCGAGAGTTTAG GAGAATGGGTACCTTGTTCGGTTGGCGCCAATTTTACGCCCCATATCATCACCGTAAGCAGTGGCGAG GACGTAACGATGAAGGTTCTCTCATTTTCTCAACAAGGACCTCGAGCAATCTGCATTCTGTCTGCTAACGGCGTGATTTCGAGCGTGACGCTTCGTCAACCCGACTCCTCCGGTGGAACTTTAACATATGAG GGTCGTTTTGAAATATTGTCATTGTCGGGATCGTTCATGCCGAGTGACAGTGTAGGAACAAAGAGCAGGATTGGTGGAATGAGCGTCTCCTTAGCAAGCCCAGACGGACGAGTTGTTGGTGGTGGAGTTGCTGGTTTGTTAGTAGCTGCAAGTCCAGTTCAA GTGGTTGTAGGAAGCTTTATATCTGGTAACCAAACCGAGCAAAAGCCAAAGAAGTCAAGACACGACGTTGTATTACCGGTTTCTACTTTTCCAATCTCTAGTGTTGAACCCAAATCATTCAAGACGACGACGACGACATCTTCCTTTCGTGCTGAAACATGGTCACCTAATGTAGTTCCAGATTTAAGAAGTCAACCAACTGATATCAATGTATCATTAACTAGTGGTTGA